Proteins encoded in a region of the Alosa sapidissima isolate fAloSap1 chromosome 19, fAloSap1.pri, whole genome shotgun sequence genome:
- the LOC121693743 gene encoding B2 bradykinin receptor isoform X2, protein MTLNASENVLFGIVHGDEGDCNHTEAWEWVYTMQPAYMSAICTLGIAGNAFVLAVLCLQRQHRTVADIYLGNLAAADLLMVCCLPFWISTILHHFNWAYGTAACKLVGLLIGMNYLCTVLFLTVVSVDRYAVLAKPLTHRPRRRVTVAWAVCAGVWALGGLLSFPALLYRSVDFIPDLGVEACQLDYPHPSWRIRFNVTANLVGFVIPVPVVAFSSYHIVRILNDKRVRRSTTGHVERRAAFLVLVMLAVFVLCWLPFQLVMFLDTLHYYEIISGCHLEHSLDIWTQLATYIGYSNSAINPFLYVIVGKHFRQRADTLLNIVLSCDNRQAIFVDKSSVRSKYTECSTV, encoded by the coding sequence ATGACATTGAATGCCTCTGAGAATGTGCTGTTTGGGATCGTCCACGGCGACGAGGGCGACTGCAATCACACAGAAGCCTGGGAGTGGGTCTACACCATGCAGCCGGCCTACATGAGCGCTATCTGCACGCTGGGCATCGCTGGCAACGCCTTCGTCCTCGCCGTCCTCTGCCTGCAGCGGCAGCACCGCACCGTGGCCGACATCTACCTGGGCAATCTGGCCGCGGCCGACCTGCTGATGGTCTGCTGCCTGCCCTTCTGGATCAGCACCATCCTGCACCACTTCAACTGGGCCTACGGGACGGCCGCGTGCAAGCTCGTGGGCCTACTGATCGGGATGAACTACCTGTGCACCGTGCTCTTCCTGACCGTGGTGAGCGTTGACCGCTACGCGGTGTTGGCCAAGCCGCTGACCCACCGGCCGAGGAGGCGCGTGACCGTGGCCTGGGCCGTGTGCGCCGGCGTCTGGGCGCTGGGCGGCCTGCTCAGCTTCCCAGCCCTCCTCTACCGCTCGGTGGACTTCATCCCCGACCTGGGCGTGGAGGCTTGCCAGCTGGACTATCCCCACCCGAGCTGGCGCATCCGCTTCAACGTCACCGCCAACCTGGTGGGCTTCGTCATCCCCGTGCCCGTAGTGGCGTTCAGCAGCTATCACATCGTGCGCATCCTCAACGACAAACGTGTGCGCAGGAGCACCACGGGTCATGTGGAGAGAAGGGCCGCCTTCCTGGTGCTGGTGATGCTCGCTGTGTTCGTCCTGTGCTGGCTGCCCTTCCAGCTGGTCATGTTCCTGGACACCTTGCACTACTACGAGATCATCTCTGGTTGTCACCTGGAGCACAGCTTGGACATTTGGACCCAACTGGCCACCTACATTGGCTATAGCAACAGCGCCATTAACCCCTTCCTTTACGTGATTGTTGGCAAACACTTCAGGCAGAGGGCTGACACCCTTTTAAACATAGTCCTGAGCTGTGATAAcagacaggccatttttgtAGACAAATCTAGTGTAAGGTCTAAATACACTGAGTGCAGCACGGTGTGA
- the LOC121693743 gene encoding B2 bradykinin receptor isoform X1, with protein sequence MDTNYTTPAHSVLPLTDPDNIWSNGTSNGSHCPDSEAWDWLYTMQPVYMAVLSVLGIMGNVFVLVVFCFHKKPCTVAEIYLSNLAAADLLLLSCLPFWAANVANNFNWQFGGLMCRLVNAGIKMNMYGSIHFLVLVSGDRYVALVHAMSHGRMRRPRYAKLSCLAVWSLGLLLSMPTLNFRQVRYLAQYNVTACIIEYPSLEVEFACDAILLLLGFVAPLAAISYCTYRIVRALHGQRVERFNAENTERKATFLVLAVLLAFLLCWIPFHLLTIVDILYRLGMVGGCALDQALDICSQLFTYLAFSNSLLNPILYVIVGKNFRKKVYELGKQISLIRKKAGSTKSQLSTLKTFASN encoded by the coding sequence ATGGATACCAACTATACAACACCAGCCCACTCAGTCTTGCCCTTAACTGACCCTGACAACATATGGAGCAATGGCACCAGTAACGGTAGCCACTGTCCAGATTCCGAGGCCTGGGATTGGTTGTACACCATGCAGCCGGTGTACATGGCCGTCCTTTCCGTGCTAGGCATTATGGGAAACGTATTTGTCCTGGTTGTCTTCTGCTTTCATAAGAAGCCGTGCACCGTGGCCGAGATCTACCTCAGCAACCTGGCGGCGGCCGACTTGCTCCTGCTCTCCTGTCTCCCCTTCTGGGCGGCCAATGTGGCCAACAACTTCAACTGGCAGTTCGGCGGCCTCATGTGCCGCCTGGTCAACGCCGGCATCAAGATGAACATGTATGGGAGTATCCACTTCCTGGTCCTGGTCAGCGGCGACCGCTACGTGGCCCTGGTCCACGCCATGTCGCACGGGCGCATGCGACGGCCGCGCTACGCCAAACTCAGCTGCCTGGCCGTGTGGAGCCTGGGGCTACTCCTCAGCATGCCCACTCTCAACTTCCGCCAGGTGCGCTACCTGGCCCAGTACAACGTGACCGCCTGCATCATCGAGTACCCCAGCCTGGAGGTCGAGTTTGCCTGTGACGCCATACTCCTCCTGCTGGGCTTCGTGGCGCCCCTGGCGGCCATCTCGTACTGCACGTACCGCATCGTCCGAGCACTGCATGGCCAGCGTGTGGAGCGCTTCAACGCGGAGAACACCGAGCGCAAGGCCACCTTCCTGGTGCTCGCCGTACTGCTGGCCTTCCTGCTCTGCTGGATCCCTTTCCACCTGCTGACCATCGTGGACATCCTGTATCGCCTCGGCATGGTGGGCGGCTGTGCCCTTGACCAGGCGCTGGACATCTGCAGCCAGCTGTTCACTTACCTGGCCTTCAGCAACAGCCTGCTCAACCCCATCCTCTACGTGATCGTGGGGAAGAACTTCAGGAAGAAGGTCTACGAGCTGGGTAAGCAGATCAGCCTGATTAGGAAGAAGGCCGGCTCCACCAAGTCACAGCTGTCAACGCTGAAAACATTTGCGTCAAATTGA